A region from the Camelus ferus isolate YT-003-E chromosome 1, BCGSAC_Cfer_1.0, whole genome shotgun sequence genome encodes:
- the POLR2H gene encoding DNA-directed RNA polymerases I, II, and III subunit RPABC3, which translates to MAGILFEDIFDVKDIDPEGKKFDRVSRLHCESESFKMDLILDVNIQIYPVDLGDKFRLVIASTLYEDGTLDDGEYNPTDDRPSRADQFEYVMYGKVYRIEGDETSTEAATRLSAYVSYGGLLMRLQGDANNLHGFEVDSRVYLLMKKLAF; encoded by the exons ATGGCGGGCATCCTGTTTGAGGATATTTTTGATGTGAAAGACATTGATCCAGAGGGCAAGAAGTTTGACCGAG TGTCTCGACTGCACTGTGAGAGCGAATCTTTCAAGATGGACCTCATCTTAGATGTAAACATTCAGATTTACCCTGTAGACCTGG GTGACAAGTTCCGGTTGGTCATAGCCAGTACCTTGTATGAAGATGGTACTCTGGATGATGGTGAATATAACCCCACAGATGATAGGCCTTCCAG GGCTGACCAATTTGAGTACGTAATGTATGGGAAAGTGTATAGGATTGAGGGAGATGAAACTTCTACCGAAGCAGCAACACGCCT CTCTGCCTACGTGTCCTATGGGGGCCTGCTCATGAGGCTGCAGGGTGATGCCAACAACCTGCATGGATTTGAAGTGGATTCCAGAGTTTATCTGCTGATGAAGAAACTGGCATTTTGA